Below is a window of Candidatus Angelobacter sp. DNA.
GGGGGGAGCGCCCTTCAATTTGGCCAGCCGGGTCAATTTCCTGGGTGACACGGGCATCATAGTCACGCGCCTGGGCCGCGACGATCATGGCAGGAAGGCGCTGGCGCAAATCGTCGGCTCGGGCATGGACCGGTCCCACGTTCAAAAGGACGACCACCATCCCACCGGCACGGTCAACGTCACACTCGACAACAAGGGGAACCCCGAGTTTTTCGTCATTCCAGAGGTCGCCTACGATTTTATCGAGGTCACGTATGAGTTGATGGAACTGGCCGGCGCGGCGGACTGCTTCTGTTTTGGCACGCTCGCTCAACGGACGTCAACTTCACGGCTCACCTTGCGCCGGCTGCTCGATGTGGCCGCGAAGAGCATGAAATTCCTGGACGTAAACCTTCGCAAGGATTGTTTCTCGCGCGAGACCATCGCCGAATCGCTCAAGCGGGCGGACATTTTGAAAATGAACCTCCAGGAGGCGCACCATCTCGCCAGGTTGCTGGAGATTTCACTGTCATCGCTGCCGGATTTCTGCGCGAAGATGATGGAGCAATGGTCGCTGCGTGGCTGCGTCGTGACGCTCGGTGAACACGGCGCGCTGGCGGCCTCCGCGGACGGGACAAAAGTCTATGAGCCGGGCTACGAAATCCGGGTGGCGGACACTTGTGGCGCCGGCGACGCCTTTTCGGCGGGGTTCATTCACGAATACCTGCGAGGCGAACCGCTGGCGGCCTGCTGCCGGCTCGGCAACGCGCTCGGCGCGATGGTGGCGATGCAAACCGGCGCAACCACGCCCGTCTCCCTCGACGAAGTCCGGCATTTTTTGAGCGCGAAACGCAACCGCCTCACCGAGCCGGGCCTGAAAGCGTTCGCGGTGGAGTGAACCATGACGAGCAAAACCGAAAAGCCATTGCGAACGAAGCACTGCTCATGGTTGCTGCTGGGTTTGACCGCCTCACTCGCCGCGGCAGAACCGAAATGGACCAACCTCTCCAGCAAGAACGGCGATTTACCAGTGCCCGGTGAATCGACGCAACAGACCGGCGCACTGGTCGCCGATCTCGACAAGGACGGTATCAAGGATTTTGTCCTCAGCTTCCGTGTCAAAGCGCCGGCGTTGGTCTGGTATCGGCGC
It encodes the following:
- a CDS encoding carbohydrate kinase; translated protein: MQKTVLSFGETLWDLFPSGPVLGGAPFNLASRVNFLGDTGIIVTRLGRDDHGRKALAQIVGSGMDRSHVQKDDHHPTGTVNVTLDNKGNPEFFVIPEVAYDFIEVTYELMELAGAADCFCFGTLAQRTSTSRLTLRRLLDVAAKSMKFLDVNLRKDCFSRETIAESLKRADILKMNLQEAHHLARLLEISLSSLPDFCAKMMEQWSLRGCVVTLGEHGALAASADGTKVYEPGYEIRVADTCGAGDAFSAGFIHEYLRGEPLAACCRLGNALGAMVAMQTGATTPVSLDEVRHFLSAKRNRLTEPGLKAFAVE